A genome region from Schistocerca americana isolate TAMUIC-IGC-003095 chromosome 1, iqSchAmer2.1, whole genome shotgun sequence includes the following:
- the LOC124595602 gene encoding NADH dehydrogenase [ubiquinone] 1 beta subcomplex subunit 11, mitochondrial → MASALGRVCNYRRLMSNIYGQARLISTSKNNRETATVSEPVEQLHPKREEKNWISYGFDMKDKEEDRNAMHSTMFFSVTLCLVVGSFIWAYSPDYQNRDWAQREAFLEIRRREALGLPHIDPNLIDPDKVILPTDEELGDTEIII, encoded by the coding sequence ATGGCGTCTGCTTTGGGCAGGGTGTGCAATTATCGGAGGCTGATGTCCAATATTTATGGACAAGCTCGCTTAATTTCTACTTCAAAAAATAACAGAGAAACTGCTACTGTGTCTGAACCAGTGGAGCAGTTACACCCCAAACGAGAAGAAAAGAACTGGATTAGCTATGGTTTCGATATGAAGGATAAGGAAGAGGACAGAAACGCAATGCATTCGACAATGTTTTTTTCTGTTACATTGTGCCTCGTTGTAGGCTCTTTCATATGGGCGTATAGTCCGGATTACCAGAACCGTGACTGGGCGCAGAGAGAAGCGTTTTTGGAAATCCGAAGGCGAGAAGCACTGGGTCTACCTCACATCGATCCAAATTTGATAGATCCAGACAAGGTTATTCTTCCTACAGACGAAGAATTAGGTGACACAGAAATTATAATATGA